The following is a genomic window from Kogia breviceps isolate mKogBre1 chromosome 4, mKogBre1 haplotype 1, whole genome shotgun sequence.
AATGTGAAAAAGATTCACTGAAACACCATTTCCTCTTCACAGTGCTTCAGTTtaacttttctgtcttcttacctttattatttccttttaagatCATTTATTTACCCATTGTTTTAGGTTTTGCAGCTGCATTAATAACTCATTTGTTAAGCACTGAAAAACTATTTCAGTGTATACTCTAGGAAAGGCGCTGTTCTAGAGCGAGGACTCACTGTGAACATGATCATCACAGATATAACCTGTGGCCTAGAATCTTCTTATATAAAATTAATGAGCAAATGTCCTTCCCAAACCTATTATCATATTTGCCAAGCCCATTTGCACAGGGGTAAGACTAACTCTCTGAACAGTAGATATTTTCTTACAAGGGAATTGAAAATTTGCCCCAGATTCTAAAGGGTCAACCCATGTGAGAATACTTGTTTCTTCATAGGTTGGGACTGGAGTCCAGACCTGtcttttcatccatttattctttcagtCGTCAAGTATAACCTTGTTCCTGGGAGGGATAAATATGTCCTTATGCAATACACAGTAGTGAAATTGGGCTATGAGAATAAATAATGCAAAAACTTAAAAAGAGGTAGAAaaattcttaccaaaaaaaattgtctctgaaaaaaataaattattttataagtcTTATTGTACAGGAATCTTTGGATCACTTCTGGATTTTAATTGCAAGTTGAACAGCAGGTGTTTGACTTTTACCATTTTGAGGAAAATAGAATAGGGAAAAGAAACGGTGTACGCAAGTGATACTTTATTTACCAAGAATAGACTGCAGTAACAGGTTAGGACTCTGAGTGTCGCTGTTCACCAATAGGGGGAAGAAAAGAACCAGGAAATTAATACAAACCACAAGACTTCTGCATTACAAAGCACTAGCTCTGGGGCTTTAGAAAGCTTCAAACTGGACCCCCGAGAGCGCCAACATCCAACGGTGAAAGCACATTATCTTGGACCCTGAAGATCCTTGGGATCCTCAGGCCTCCACCAAGGGAACACCCAAGAGTAAGCTATTCCTCCGCGGGGCTGTAATGGCGGCTTCTCCTTATTGCCCAGACTGCAGCCGGCTGATCGGGATCTGCGTTCTCTTGGGGGCCCTGTGGGAAATCCGGGCCGAACATATCCTCTACTCGGTGCCTGAGGAGCTGGAGAAAGGCTCCTTCGTGGGCAACATCGCCAAGGACCTGGGGCTGGAGCCCCGGGAGCTGGCGGAGCGCGGAGTCCGCATCGTCTCCAGAGGTAGGACGCAGCTTTTCGCTCTGAACCCGCGAAGCGGCAGCTTGGTCACTGCGGGCAGGATAGACCGGGAGGAGCTCTGTGACAGATCTCCAAAGTGTGTAGTAAACCTGGAGATTCTCCTAGAGGACAAAGTGAAGATTTTTGGAGTAGAAGTGGAAATAATCGATGTTAATGATAACGCGCCCAACTTTGGGGCAGagcaaagggaaataaaagtagCTGAAAATGAAAATCCTGGGACAAGATTTCCTCTTCCTGAAGCTTTTGATCCGGATATAGGGATAAACTCTCTGCAGGGTTACCAGCTCAGCTCGAATGGTCACTTCTCCCTGGATGTGCAAAGCGGAGCTGATGGGATTAAGTACCCTGAGCTCGTGCTGGAGCGCGCCCTGGACCGCGAGGAAGAAGCGGTTCACCATCTTGTTCTCACCGCCTTCGACGGAGGCGACCCGGTTCACTCCGGCACTGCCAGGATCCGTGTAACACTTGTGGATACCAACGACAATGCCCCAGTATTCACTCAGCCCGAGTACCATGTGAGTGTGCAGGAGAACGTGCCGGTGGGCTCCAGGCTACTCACAGTAAAAGCCACTGATACAGATGAAGGAGCCAATGGAGAAGTCACATATTCTTTCCGGAAAGTAAGAGCTAAAATATCCCAGCTATTCCAATTGAATTCTCTGACTGGGGACATAACAATATTGGGGGATCTAGATTATGAGGACTCTGAGTTCTATGATATAGATGTAGAAGCCCATGATGGGCCTGGTCTCCGAGCCAGAAGTAAGATACTGGTGACAATTCTGGATGTAAATGACAATGCTCCAGAAGTCACAGTTACATCTCTCACCAGCTCTATTCAAGAAACTTCTTCCCCAGGCACAGTAATTGCACTTTTCAATGTGCATGACAGTGATTCAGGAGAGAATGGCCTTGTCACGTGTTCTATTCCAGATAATCTGCCATTCACACTTGAAAAGACCTTTGGAAATTATCATCGGTTGTTGACACACAGGGCTCTGGATAGAGAAGAAGTCTCAGAATATAACATCACGGTAACTGCCACTGACCACGGAACTCCACCATTGTCTACAGAAACACACATCTCACTGAACGTGGCAGACGTCAATGACAACCCACCTGCCTTCCCTCAAGCTTCCTACTTGGCCTACATTCCAGAAAACAATCCTAGGGGAGCTTCTATCTTCTCTGTGACCGCCCATGACCCTGACAGTAACGAGAACTCAATGGTCACTTACTCACTGGCGGAGGACAAGCTGCAGGGGGCGCCTCTCTCCTCCTATGTCTCTATCAACTCTGACACAGGTGTATTGTATGCTCTGCGCTCCTTTGACTATGAACAGGTTAGAGACCTGCAGCTACTTGTCACAGCCAGCGACAGCGGGGACCCTCCACTCAGCAGCAACGTGTCTTTGAGCATATTCGTGCTGGACCAGAACGACAACACACCTGAGATTCTGTACCCCGCCCTGCCCACCGACGGTTCCACCGGTGTGGAACTGGCACCCCGCTCTGCAGAGCCTGGCTACCTGGTGACCAAGGTGGTGGCTGTGGACAGAGACTCGGGCCAGAATGCCTGGCTGTCCTACCGCCTGCTCAAGGCCAGCGAGCCGGGACTCTTCGCGGTGGGGCTGCACACGGGTGAGGTGCGCACAGCGCGGGCCCTGCTGGACAGAGACGTGCTCAAGCAGAGCCTGGTGGTGGCGGTCCAGGACCACGGCCAGCCCCCTCTCTCGGCCACCGTCACGCTCACGGTGGCCGTGGCTGACAGCATCCCAGACGTCCTGACTGACCTAGGCAGCCTGAAGCCCTCAGCGGACCCTAATGACTCGGGCCTCACGCTGTACCTAGTGGTGGCGGTGGCCGCAGTCTCCTGCGTCTTCCTCGCATTTATCATCCTGCTGCTGGCGCTCAGACTGCGGCGGTGGCACATGTCGCGTCTGCTCCAGGCTTCAGCCAGCAGGTTGGCCAGCGTGCCCGCCTCCCACTTTGTGGGCGTGGACGGGGTGCGAGCTTTCCTGCAGACCTATTCCCACGAGGTCTCGCTCACCGCGGACTCGCGGGGGAGTCACGTGATCTTCCCGCAGCCCAACTACGCCGACACGCTCATCAGCCAGGAGAGCTGTGAGAAAAGTGGGCCCCTCCTGATATCTCAAGATTTActtgaaagaaaaggagaacCCAGTCTTCAACAGGTGAGTCAGATCTTGCCACACTGAAACGTGGGCAGAGAGCTGCATAAATGTCTCCAATTACATATAAATGACACTTCTTTTTTAGTATTCTTTAAAGTGCTTTAAAGTGGAGGGGCAGATGATCCTTCAATAATGTTCAATAACAGTTACTACACCTAGTAGTTATTGATTACTTATACTTTGTAATCTTCATTCAGTTATAGTTTCAGcagaaatttcttaattttatactTCTAACCCTCTCacgtctttattttttattattttttaacatctttattggagtataagtgctttacaatggtgttagtttttgctttataacaaagtggatcacctatacatatacatatatccccatatctcctcccccttgcgtctccctcctaccctccctatcccacccctcttggtggtcactaagcactgagctgatctccctgtgctatttggctgcttcccactagctatctattttacatttggcagtgtatatataagtccatgccactctctcacttcgtcccatcttacccttcctcctccccttgtcctcaagtccattctctacgtctgtgtctttattcctgtcctgctcctaggttcttcataacctttcttttttttttttgagtccatatatatgtgttagcatacggtatttatttttctctttctgacttacttcactctgtatgacagacgctaggtccatccacctcactacaaataactcaatttcatttctttttatggctgagtaatattctgttgtatatatgtaccacatctcttttatccattcatctgtcgatggacagttaggttgcttccatgtcctggctattgtaaatagagctgcaatgaacattgtggtacatgactctttttgaattatggttttctcagggtatatgcccagtagtgggattgctgggtcatatggtagttctatttttgttttttaagaaacctccatactgttctccatagtggctgtatcaatttacattcccaccaacagtgcaagagggttcccttttctccacaccctctccagcatttgttgtttgtagattttttgatgatggccattctgaccagtgtgatgtgataccccattgtagttttgatttgcatttctctaatgatgtgtgatgttgagcatcctttcatgtgtttgtcggcaatatgtagatcttctttggagaaatgtctatttaggttttctgcccatttttggattgggttgtttgattttttgatactgagctgcatgagctgcttacatattttggagattaatcctttgtcagttgctttgtttgcaaatattttctctcattctgagggttgttttttggtcttgtttatggtttcctttgctgtgcaaaagcttttaagattcattaggtcccatttgtttatatttgtttttatttccctttctctaggaagtgggtcaaaaaggatcttgctgtggtttatgtcatagagttttctgcctatgtttttctctagagttttatagtgtctggccttacatttaggtctttaatccattttgagcttatttttgtgtatggtgttagggagtgttctaatttcattcttttacatgtagctgtccagttttcccagcaccacttattgaagaggctgtcttttctccgttgtatattcttgcctcctttatcaaaaatgaggtgaccatatgtgtgtgggtttatctctgggctttctatcctgttccattgatctatatttctgtttttgtgccagtactgtactgtcttgattactgtagctttgtagtgtagtctgaagtccaggagcctgattcctccagctctgtttttctttctcaagattgctttggatattcagggttttttgtgtttccatacaaattgtgaaattttttgttttagttctgtgaaaaatgccattgatagtttgataggggttgcactgaatctgtagattgctttgggtagtatagtcattttcacaaggttgattcttccaatccaaaaccgtggtatatctctccatctatttgtatcatctttaatttctttcatcaatgtcttatagttttctgcatacagtctttggtctccttaggtaggtttattcctaggtattttattctttttgttgcagtggtaaataggagtgtttccttaatttctctttcaggtttttcatcattagtgtataggaatgcaagagatttctgtgcattaattttgtatcctgctactttaccaaattcattgattagctctagtagttttctggtagcatcttttagtattctctgtatatagtatcatgtcatctgcaaacagtgacagctttacttcttcttttccaatttggattccttttatttctttttcttctctgattgctgcctCTCACGTctttaaaaccatttttctttAGGCATTACTGAAAGGATAGATTAGAATTGTGAAATAGGAGGcaattgtgtatatttatattaaagCATTCTCCCTTATGAAGCTGTTATTGTGTCTGGATTGAGTATTttgaaatttcctctttttacacCCTAATGTACTTTGCTTGAAATTTACTTTTCTTCCCTTTGGGATAGGTATTTTCCATTATGATTAAACAATGGCAATTTATAAATATTGGGGAATATACTTAACATTTAGATATAACTTTAACAGGGATAGTTTCTCAACTGGATTGGTACATTTCATATATAGTGTTGTGTAGTTTGTGAGATGCACCAACAGTGACTATGTGTGATTCCTTTGGTGCATTTCTGTGATTACTGAAAATATTGCCTATTTAATTTCATTCATATTTAATAGCTTGCAGGagtgattttaataatttctaaattaCCTATTATGGTATCACTATAAGacccttttttatttctgaggaaaacataacttttaaaatctttcctttttCATCTTGGGAGCCTCTTATACTGGCTGGGTGACTTAGATTCTAAAGTGATATGATTTATGCTATTTAGTAAGAAGGTCTCAGTCCTGGTCCCAAAAATTGCTCATAGGTATCTCTGTCACCGTTGGGCTTTGTGATGATCTGACTTGGGGAAAATATTCATGAATGTCTAGGACTGCAAAAATTAGTGAACTTTAGATACCTAGAAATTGTAGCAATAGTTTGTGGACTATGCCTCAATTCAGCTTAAGAAGGAGAGTTTGAGTTTCTAAATGCCTTTGTCTTCATGGGAAATTGTGGTACAATACATAGAGTAAAACAGGAATGTGGTATGATACAACTAGCTGGcatg
Proteins encoded in this region:
- the LOC131756068 gene encoding protocadherin gamma-A4 isoform X1, producing MAASPYCPDCSRLIGICVLLGALWEIRAEHILYSVPEELEKGSFVGNIAKDLGLEPRELAERGVRIVSRGRTQLFALNPRSGSLVTAGRIDREELCDRSPKCVVNLEILLEDKVKIFGVEVEIIDVNDNAPNFGAEQREIKVAENENPGTRFPLPEAFDPDIGINSLQGYQLSSNGHFSLDVQSGADGIKYPELVLERALDREEEAVHHLVLTAFDGGDPVHSGTARIRVTLVDTNDNAPVFTQPEYHVSVQENVPVGSRLLTVKATDTDEGANGEVTYSFRKVRAKISQLFQLNSLTGDITILGDLDYEDSEFYDIDVEAHDGPGLRARSKILVTILDVNDNAPEVTVTSLTSSIQETSSPGTVIALFNVHDSDSGENGLVTCSIPDNLPFTLEKTFGNYHRLLTHRALDREEVSEYNITVTATDHGTPPLSTETHISLNVADVNDNPPAFPQASYLAYIPENNPRGASIFSVTAHDPDSNENSMVTYSLAEDKLQGAPLSSYVSINSDTGVLYALRSFDYEQVRDLQLLVTASDSGDPPLSSNVSLSIFVLDQNDNTPEILYPALPTDGSTGVELAPRSAEPGYLVTKVVAVDRDSGQNAWLSYRLLKASEPGLFAVGLHTGEVRTARALLDRDVLKQSLVVAVQDHGQPPLSATVTLTVAVADSIPDVLTDLGSLKPSADPNDSGLTLYLVVAVAAVSCVFLAFIILLLALRLRRWHMSRLLQASASRLASVPASHFVGVDGVRAFLQTYSHEVSLTADSRGSHVIFPQPNYADTLISQESCEKSGPLLISQDLLERKGEPSLQQPNYADTLISQESCEKSEPLLIQEDFCKDQDSLVQQAPPNTDWRFSQAQRPGTSGSQNGDETGTWPNNQFDTEMLQAMILASASEAADGSSTLGGGAGTMGLSARYGPQFTLQHVPDYRQNVYIPGSNATLTNAAGKRDGKAPAGGNGNKKKSGKKEKK
- the LOC131756068 gene encoding protocadherin gamma-A4 isoform X11, with protein sequence MAASPYCPDCSRLIGICVLLGALWEIRAEHILYSVPEELEKGSFVGNIAKDLGLEPRELAERGVRIVSRGRTQLFALNPRSGSLVTAGRIDREELCDRSPKCVVNLEILLEDKVKIFGVEVEIIDVNDNAPNFGAEQREIKVAENENPGTRFPLPEAFDPDIGINSLQGYQLSSNGHFSLDVQSGADGIKYPELVLERALDREEEAVHHLVLTAFDGGDPVHSGTARIRVTLVDTNDNAPVFTQPEYHVSVQENVPVGSRLLTVKATDTDEGANGEVTYSFRKVRAKISQLFQLNSLTGDITILGDLDYEDSEFYDIDVEAHDGPGLRARSKILVTILDVNDNAPEVTVTSLTSSIQETSSPGTVIALFNVHDSDSGENGLVTCSIPDNLPFTLEKTFGNYHRLLTHRALDREEVSEYNITVTATDHGTPPLSTETHISLNVADVNDNPPAFPQASYLAYIPENNPRGASIFSVTAHDPDSNENSMVTYSLAEDKLQGAPLSSYVSINSDTGVLYALRSFDYEQVRDLQLLVTASDSGDPPLSSNVSLSIFVLDQNDNTPEILYPALPTDGSTGVELAPRSAEPGYLVTKVVAVDRDSGQNAWLSYRLLKASEPGLFAVGLHTGEVRTARALLDRDVLKQSLVVAVQDHGQPPLSATVTLTVAVADSIPDVLTDLGSLKPSADPNDSGLTLYLVVAVAAVSCVFLAFIILLLALRLRRWHMSRLLQASASRLASVPASHFVGVDGVRAFLQTYSHEVSLTADSRGSHVIFPQPNYADTLISQESCEKSGPLLISQDLLERKGEPSLQQQAPPNTDWRFSQAQRPGTSGSQNGDETGTWPNNQFDTEMLQAMILASASEAADGSSTLGGGAGTMGLSARYGPQFTLQHVPDYRQNVYIPGSNATLTNAAGKRDGKAPAGGNGNKKKSGKKEKK
- the LOC131756068 gene encoding protocadherin gamma-A4 isoform X25, yielding MAASPYCPDCSRLIGICVLLGALWEIRAEHILYSVPEELEKGSFVGNIAKDLGLEPRELAERGVRIVSRGRTQLFALNPRSGSLVTAGRIDREELCDRSPKCVVNLEILLEDKVKIFGVEVEIIDVNDNAPNFGAEQREIKVAENENPGTRFPLPEAFDPDIGINSLQGYQLSSNGHFSLDVQSGADGIKYPELVLERALDREEEAVHHLVLTAFDGGDPVHSGTARIRVTLVDTNDNAPVFTQPEYHVSVQENVPVGSRLLTVKATDTDEGANGEVTYSFRKVRAKISQLFQLNSLTGDITILGDLDYEDSEFYDIDVEAHDGPGLRARSKILVTILDVNDNAPEVTVTSLTSSIQETSSPGTVIALFNVHDSDSGENGLVTCSIPDNLPFTLEKTFGNYHRLLTHRALDREEVSEYNITVTATDHGTPPLSTETHISLNVADVNDNPPAFPQASYLAYIPENNPRGASIFSVTAHDPDSNENSMVTYSLAEDKLQGAPLSSYVSINSDTGVLYALRSFDYEQVRDLQLLVTASDSGDPPLSSNVSLSIFVLDQNDNTPEILYPALPTDGSTGVELAPRSAEPGYLVTKVVAVDRDSGQNAWLSYRLLKASEPGLFAVGLHTGEVRTARALLDRDVLKQSLVVAVQDHGQPPLSATVTLTVAVADSIPDVLTDLGSLKPSADPNDSGLTLYLVVAVAAVSCVFLAFIILLLALRLRRWHMSRLLQASASRLASVPASHFVGVDGVRAFLQTYSHEVSLTADSRGSHVIFPQPNYADTLISQESCEKSGPLLISQDLLERKGEPSLQQGKPVQVWIEETKAGKVTLSRILLILPPDQGAEQQWRETG
- the LOC131756068 gene encoding protocadherin gamma-A4 isoform X24, translated to MAASPYCPDCSRLIGICVLLGALWEIRAEHILYSVPEELEKGSFVGNIAKDLGLEPRELAERGVRIVSRGRTQLFALNPRSGSLVTAGRIDREELCDRSPKCVVNLEILLEDKVKIFGVEVEIIDVNDNAPNFGAEQREIKVAENENPGTRFPLPEAFDPDIGINSLQGYQLSSNGHFSLDVQSGADGIKYPELVLERALDREEEAVHHLVLTAFDGGDPVHSGTARIRVTLVDTNDNAPVFTQPEYHVSVQENVPVGSRLLTVKATDTDEGANGEVTYSFRKVRAKISQLFQLNSLTGDITILGDLDYEDSEFYDIDVEAHDGPGLRARSKILVTILDVNDNAPEVTVTSLTSSIQETSSPGTVIALFNVHDSDSGENGLVTCSIPDNLPFTLEKTFGNYHRLLTHRALDREEVSEYNITVTATDHGTPPLSTETHISLNVADVNDNPPAFPQASYLAYIPENNPRGASIFSVTAHDPDSNENSMVTYSLAEDKLQGAPLSSYVSINSDTGVLYALRSFDYEQVRDLQLLVTASDSGDPPLSSNVSLSIFVLDQNDNTPEILYPALPTDGSTGVELAPRSAEPGYLVTKVVAVDRDSGQNAWLSYRLLKASEPGLFAVGLHTGEVRTARALLDRDVLKQSLVVAVQDHGQPPLSATVTLTVAVADSIPDVLTDLGSLKPSADPNDSGLTLYLVVAVAAVSCVFLAFIILLLALRLRRWHMSRLLQASASRLASVPASHFVGVDGVRAFLQTYSHEVSLTADSRGSHVIFPQPNYADTLISQESCEKSGPLLISQDLLERKGEPSLQQEQSSSGGRQDEAERREERRSAVAAGTVALPAVFVPRGSPRPNSLLNSRGAGQELGGRKPRQGSGAQCPGLAGPEVAGYRGEGIFHCKP